A single window of Salvia splendens isolate huo1 chromosome 6, SspV2, whole genome shotgun sequence DNA harbors:
- the LOC121808106 gene encoding coatomer subunit beta'-1-like has product MPLRLEIKRKLAQRSERVKSVDLHPTEPWILASLYSGIVCIWNYQTQTMVKSFEVTELPVRSTKFIARKQWVVAGADDMFIRVYNYNTMDKVKVFEAHTDYIRCVAVHPTLPYVLSSSDDMLIKLWDWEKGWLCTQIFEGHSHYVMQVTFNPKDTNTFASASLDRTIKIWNLGSPDPNFTLDAHLKGVNCVDYFTGGDKPYLITGSDDHTAKVWDYQTKSCVQTLEGHTHNVSAVCFHPELPIIITGSEDGTVRIWHATTYRLENTLNYGLERVWAVGYSKGSRRVVIGYDEGTIMVKLGREVPVASMDNGGKIIWAKHNEIQTVNIKTVGADYEVADGERLPLAVKELGNCDLYPQSLKHNPNGRFVVVCGDGEYIIYTALAWRNRSFGSALEFVWSTEGEYAVRESTSKIKIFSKNFQEKKSIRPTFSTEHIYGGNLLAMCSNDFICFYDWADCRLIRRIDVTVKNLYWADSGDLVTISSDTSFYILKYNRDVVSAHLDSGRSVDEQGVEDAFELLYEINERVRTGLWVGDCFIYNNSSWRLNYCVGGEVTTMFHLDRPMYLLGYLANQSRVYLLDKEFNVVGYTLLLSLIEYKTLVMRSDFERANEVLPSIPKEHLNSVARFLGSRGMIEDALEVATDPDYRFELAIQLGKLAIAKEIATVAQSESKWKQLGELALSTGMLEMAEECLKQANDMSGLLLLYSSLGNTEGISELASLAKEHGKNNVAFLCLFMLGKLEECLQLLIDSNRIPEAALMARSYLPSRVSQIVSLWRKDLSKINQKAAESLADPEEYPNMFDDWQIACSVEANAAETRGKYPPASEYVQHADRSTASLVETFRSMQLEELPENGDLDYEDTEQNGHDAHETQLDEQAVEGHEDGQEEPVVVDADSTDSAVLVNGSEAEEEWVLTPSQ; this is encoded by the exons ATG CCGCTCAGATTAGAAATCAAG AGGAAACTTGCTCAACGATCAGAAAGAGTAAAGTCAGTGGATCTACATCCAACAGAGCCATG GATATTGGCAAGTTTGTATTCAGGGATTGTTTGTATTTGGAATTACCAGACTCAG ACAATGGTTAAATCTTTTGAGGTTACAGAATTACCAG TTAGATCAACAAAATTTATTGCACGAAAGCAGTGGGTTGTTGCTGGTGCTGACGATATGTTCATTCGCGTGTACAATTATAATACAATGGATAAGGTAAAAGTGTTTGAGGCCCATACAGATTATATCAGGTGTGTGGCTGTTCATCCCACTCTTCCCTATGTGCTGTCATCGTCCGATGATATGCTAATAAAGCTTTGGGACTGGGAGAAGGGGTGGTTGTGCACTCAAATTTTTGAGGGTCATTCTCACTATGTTATGCAAGTGACTTTTAATCCGAAAGATACCAATACTTTTGCCAGTGCTTCCCTTGACCGCACTATTAAG ATCTGGAATCTTGGCTCTCCTGATCCAAACTTTACCTTGGATGCCCATCTGAAAGGAGTCAATTGTGTAGATTATTTTACTGGTGGTGATAAGCCATATCTAATTACTGGTTCTGATGATCACACTGCTAAG GTGTGGGATTACCAGACAAAGAGCTGCGTGCAGACATTAGAAGGCCACACACACAATGTATCTGCAGTTTGCTTCCATCCCGAACTTCCCATTATCATAACCGGTTCTGAGGATGGTACTGTCCGCATTTGGCATGCAACAACTTACAG ACTTGAAAACACACTGAATTATGGCCTTGAAAGAGTTTGGGCAGTTGGCTACAGTAAAGGTTCGAGAAG GGTAGTAATCGGTTATGATGAAGGCACGATCATGGTAAAGCTTGGTCGTGAAGTACCTGTTGCTAGTATGGACAATGGAGGGAAAATAATTTGGGCCAAGCATAATGAAATTCAGACTGTCAACATCAAGACTGTTGGGGCAGATTATgag GTTGCTGATGGAGAGAGACTACCCTTGGCAGTTAAGGAACTGGGAAATTGCGATCTTTATCCAcag AGCTTAAAGCACAATCCCAATGGTAGGTTTGTTGTTGTATGCGGAGATGGtgaatacataatatacacagCTTTGGCATGGAGAAACAGATCATTTGGCTCGGCACTGGAATTTGTTTGGTCAACCGAAGGAGAATACGCTGTTAGAGAAAGCACATCAAAGATTAAGATTTTCTCCAAAAATTTCCAG GAGAAGAAAAGTATCAGGCCCACCTTTTCTACTGAGCATATATATGGTGGCAATTTGTTGGCAATGTGTTcaaatgattttatttgtttctaTGATTGGGCTGATTGTAGGCTGATACGCCGAATTGATGTCACTGTTAAA AACCTCTACTGGGCTGACAGCGGTGATTTGGTGACCATTTCCAGTGATACATCATTCTACATACTTAAATACAAC CGTGATGTTGTTTCTGCTCATCTGGATAGTGGGAGATCAGTAGATGAACAAGGTGTGGAAGATGCTTTTGAGCTTCTCTATGAAATTAACGAACGAGTACGGACTGGACTTTGGGTTGGGGATTGTTTCATTTACAATAACTCTTCCTGGAGACTCAATTACTGTGTGGGTGGTGAG GTGACAACAATGTTTCATTTAGACCGACCCATGTACCTGCTTGGATATCTTGCTAATCAAAGTCGTGTTTATCTCCTTGACAAAGAATTTAA TGTTGTCGGATACACATTGCTACTCAGCTTGATTGAATACAAGACTCTTGTAATGCGTAGTGACTTCGAAAGGGCGAATGAGGTCTTACCATCAATTCCAAAGGAACATCTCAACAG TGTCGCTCGTTTCTTGGGATCACGAGGTATGATAGAAGATGCACTCGAAGTTGCTACAGATCCTGATTACAGATTTGAGTTAGCCATACAGCTAGGCAAACTAGCAATTGCTAAG GAAATTGCAACAGTAGCACAGAGCGAGTCTAAGTGGAAGCAATTGGGTGAATTAGCCTTGTCTACTGGAATG CTGGAGATGGCAGAAGAGTGCTTGAAGCAAGCAAATGACATGAGTGGTCTGTTGCTACTCTACTCTTCTTTAGGCAATACTGAGGGGATTTCTGAACTTGCTTCTCTTGCCAAAGAACATGGGAAAAATAATGTTGCATTCCTTTGTTTATTTATGTTGGGTAAATTGGAGGAGTGCCTTCAGCTGTTGATTGACAG CAATCGGATACCTGAGGCTGCATTGATGGCACGGTCATACCTCCCAAGCAGAGTGTCACAGATTGTTTCTCTTTGGAGAAAGGACCTCAGCAAG ATCAATCAGAAAGCTGCTGAGTCTCTTGCTGATCCAGAAGAATATCCTAATATGTTTGATGATTGGCAAATTGCCTGTTCTGTTGAAGCCAATGCTGCAGAGACAAG GGGAAAATATCCTCCAGCTTCTGAATATGTGCAGCATGCTGATAGATCAACAGCAAGTCTTGTAGAAACTTTTAGAAGCATGCAACTGGAAGAACTACCAGAAAATGGTGACTTGGATTATGAG GATACTGAGCAGAACGGACATGATGCACATGAAACACAACTTGACGAGCAAGCCGTAGAAGGGCATGAGGATGGCCAGGAAGAGCCTGTTGTGGTGGATGCTGACTCAACTGATAGTGCTGTACTTGTTAACGGCAGTGAGGCTGAGGAAGAGTGGG TGCTTACGCCAAGTCAGTGA
- the LOC121806793 gene encoding probable sulfate transporter 3.4, which translates to MAINVSVAENASTSHAMPMSGTGVLDVRLPPPITTAKKLQLRLSEIFFPDDPLHKFKDQTLSRKFVLGLQHFLPILQWAPHYTLTLLKSDVVSGLTIASLAIPQGISYAKLANLPPIIGLYSSFVPPLIYSVLGSSRHLAVGPVSIASLVMGTMLREAVSEEEQTTLYLQLAFTATFFAGLFQASLGFLRLGFVIDFLSKATLVGFMAGAAVIVALQQLKGLLGINHFTNKMQIIPVLSSVFHEENEWSWETMVMGVCFLIVLLVTRQISIVYPKLFWISAAAPLTSVILSTALVAFLKSKLHGIQTIGKLPEGINPPSANMLFFSGHYIGLAIKTGLITGILSLTEGIAVGRTFAALKNYQVDGNKEMMAIGLMNMSGSCTSCYVTTGSFSRSAVNYNAGAQTVVSNIVMAIAVLITLLFLMPLFRYTPNLILSAIIITAVIGLIDYKGAYEILKVDKLDFLAALCSFFGVLFISVPIGLAIAVGISVLKVLLHVTRPNTVPLGNIPGTHVYQSLTRYQEAVRIPSFFIIAVEAPIFFANSTYLQERILRWIREEEEWLELHHSSNVKCVILDMTAVTGIDTSGIDLISELQRMLNLRAIKLVLVNPVGGVMEKLHHSNILELFESEGLYLTVGEAVAEISSSWKAEP; encoded by the exons atggcAATAAATGTAAGCGTTGCTGAAAATGCGTCGACATCGCACGCGATGCCAATGTCGGGGACGGGAGTGCTCGACGTGCGCCTGCCGCCGCCGATTACCACCGCGAAGAAACTCCAGCTCCGCCTCTCGGAGATTTTCTTCCCCGACGATCCACTCCATAAGTTTAAGGATCAAACATTGTCTAGAAAGTTCGTTTTAGGCCTTCAGCATTTCCTGCCCATTCTTCAGTGGGCGCCACATTATACTCTCACGCTGCTCAAATCCGACGTCGTCTCCGGCCTCACGATTGCCAGCCTCGCAATTCCGCAG GGGATTAGTTATGCAAAGTTGGCGAATCTGCCACCAATAATCGGACTCT ATTCAAGTTTTGTACCGCCATTGATATACTCTGTTCTTGGGAGTTCTAGGCATCTTGCGGTGGGCCCTGTCTCCATTGCGTCTCTTGTGATGGGAACAATGCTCCGCGAAGCTGTCTCCGAGGAAGAGCAGACGACTCTTTACCTTCAACTAGCTTTTACAGCAACATTCTTTGCAGGGTTGTTCCAAGCTTCTTTAGGCTTTCTAAG ATTAGGATTCGTCATTGACTTTCTGTCCAAGGCAACTCTAGTCGGATTCATGGCTGGTGCTGCAGTCATTGTTGCGTTGCAACAGCTAAAAGGCCTACTTGGGATAAATCATTTCACTAACAAGATGCAAATAATCCCGGTGTTATCTTCTGTGTTTCATGAGGAAAATGAG TGGTCATGGGAGACAATGGTCATGGGAGTTTGTTTTCTGATTGTATTACTTGTCACAAGGCAAATT AGCATTGTATATCCAAAATTGTTTTGGATTTCAGCAGCTGCGCCATTAACATCAGTTATTCTGTCTACTGCTCTAGTAGCCTTCCTCAAATCAAAGCTTCACGGCATCCAAACT ATAGGGAAGTTGCCTGAGGGCATAAATCCACCATCGGCCAACATGCTGTTCTTCAGTGGGCATTATATAGGCTTAGCAATCAAAACTGGTCTCATCACCGGGATACTATCTCTAACA GAAGGAATTGCAGTTGGAAGGACATTTGCAGCGCTAAAAAACTACCAAGTTGACGGTAACAAAGAAATGATGGCCATTGGCCTTATGAACATGTCTGGTTCTTGCACTTCGTGTTATGTCACTACAG GATCATTTTCGCGTTCAGCAGTAAACTACAACGCAGGAGCACAGACAGTGGTGTCGAACATTGTGATGGCCATAGCTGTTCTGATAACCCTGCTGTTTCTGATGCCACTGTTTCGTTACACCCCAAACCTGATCCTTTCAGCAATCATCATAACTGCTGTGATTGGCCTAATCGACTACAAAGGCGCCTACGAGATTTTGAAAGTGGACAAACTCGATTTCTTGGCTGCATTGTGCTCATTTTTTGGAGTTCTGTTCATCTCAGTGCCTATTGGCCTTGCTATAGCA GTTGGGATATCGGTGTTGAAGGTTCTGTTGCATGTCACTAGGCCTAACACAGTGCCTTTAGGCAACATTCCAGGAACTCATGTGTATCAGAGCCTCACCAGATACCAAGAGGCCGTGAGGATCCCGTCTTTTTTCATCATTGCAGTCGAGGCGCCTATATTCTTTGCGAACTCAACTTACTTGCAAGAACG GATTTtgagatggattcgtgaagagGAAGAATGGTTGGAATTACACCACAGCAGCAACGTGAAATGTGTGATTCTGGATATGACCG CCGTGACAGGAATAGACACAAGTGGGATTGATCTGATCTCCGAGCTCCAGAGGATGCTCAATCTACGAGCAATCAAA CTGGTGCTGGTGAACCCGGTCGGTGGTGTGATGGAGAAACTACACCATTCCAATATATTGGAGTTGTTCGAGTCGGAAGGCCTGTATTTAACGGTTGGGGAAGCAGTTGCGGAGATTTCTTCTTCATGGAAAGCTGAACCTTGA
- the LOC121809551 gene encoding factor of DNA methylation 1-like: protein MGSSTSDEESDFSDSEINEYKEKPYELLKAGTYKVKGPKGFLRCPFCAGRKKQDYQYNHLLQHAIGVAKGAASRSAKQKANHLALATFLEKDMASEAEPMPQPSISIPAPKPEKNELYCWPWVGIVANIQDEPKSSGSADLSAYWLKKFSRYKPLQIEMFWDDHQRNAQAVLRFDHDWFGFKNAMEFEKSFEANGRSKKGWDDRRTSPGNNLYGWFAREEDYNSGGPVGDYLRKKGELKTIADLVQEATKDRDQIVGNLVNEIDLKNENLDQLQTKYNEKTLSLSRMLEEKDELHRSFYEETRKLQRIAREHIKRVLDEQEMLNIELESKKKRLDSWSKELKSREALTERERQKLEEEKKKNDMRNSALQLASEEQRKADENVLRLVEEQKREKEEALKKVLELERNLDEKQKLEMEIEELKGKLEVMKHMGGDDDAAVQQKINQMNEQLQEKKENLDGLEDLNQQLLAKERQSNDELQEARKELIAGLTDMLSSNRVNIGIKRMGELDEKGFKNACKQRYPLEEADIKAVELCSLWQEKLKNPEWHPFRVVEDSKGNAQHVLKEDDELLVELKKEWGEEIYNAVATALKEIQEYNPSGCYVVPELWNFKENRKATLKEVIAYILNQLKSLKRKR, encoded by the exons ATGGGAAGCAGCACCTCAGATGAAGAGTCAGATTTCAGTGACTCGGAAATAAATGAGTATAAAGAGAAACCTTATGAGCTACTTAAGGCGGGCACATACAAAGTAAAAGGCCCAAAAGGTTTTCTTAGATGTCCTTTCTGTGCTGGTAGGAAGAAACAAGATTATCAGTataatcatcttcttcaacatgctATTGGAGTAGCTAAAGGCGCTGCCAGCCGAAGTGCAAAACAGAAGGCTAACCATCTAGCGCTGGCaactttcctcgaaaaagacATGGCTAGTGAGGCCGAGCCAATGCCTCAACCTTCCATTTCTATACCCGCTCCTAAACCTGAGAAGAACGAGTTGTATTGTTGGCCATGGGTGGGGATTGTTGCCAACATACAAGATGAGCCAAAGAGTAGTGGTTCTGCTGATCTTAGTGCTTACTGGTTAAAGAAATTCTCCAGATACAAGCCTCTCCAAATTGAGATGTTCTGGGATGACCATCAACGCAATGCACAAGCCGTTCTTAGATTTGATCATGATTGGTTCGGATTCAAGAACGCAATGGAATTTGAGAAGTCCTTTGAAGCTAATGGTCGAAGCAAGAAAGGATGGGATGATCGAAGAACTTCTCCAGGTAATAATCTGTATGGCTGGTTTGCGCGTGAAGAAGATTATAATTCAGGAGGTCCTGTTGGAGACTATCTTCGAAAGAAAGGGGAACTGAAAACGATCGCTGACCTAGTGCAAGAAGCTACTAAGGATAGGGACCAAATTGTTGGCAATCTGGTCAATGAAATTGATTTAAAGAATGAAAATTTGGATCAGTTGCAGACCAAGTACAATGAGAAGACATTGTCATTGAGTAGGATGCTTGAAGAAAAAGATGAGCTTCACCGATCCTTCTATGAAG AAACTAGAAAACTTCAACGCATTGCTCGTGAACACATAAAGAGGGTTTTGGATGAACAAGAAATGCTGAACATAGAATTGGAGAGTAAAAAGAAGAGGCTTGATTCCTGGAGCAAAGAGCTGAAAAGCCGCGAGGCATTAACTGAGCGTGAGAGACAAAAActtgaagaagagaagaaaaag AATGACATGAGAAACAGTGCGCTTCAATTGGCTTCTGAGGAGCAAAGGAAAGCTGACGAGAATGTGCTGAGGCTGGTTGAAGAACAAAAG agagagaaggaagaggCGCTGAAAAAAGTTCTTGAGTTAGAAAGAAATTTGGATGAGAAACAAAAGCTTGAAATGGAAATTGAAGAACTTAAAGGGAAGTTAGAGGTAATGAAACACATGGGAGGTGATGATGATGCAGCTGTTCAGCAGAAGATAAATCAGATGAATGAGCAGCTGCAGGAGAAAAAAGAGAATTTGGATGGTCTAGAAGATCTAAACCAGCAATTACTTGCGAAAGAACGCCAAAGCAATGACGAGCTGCAAGAGGCTCGCAAGGAATTAATTGCG GGTTTAACTGATATGCTGAGCAGCAACCGTGTTAATATAGGGATAAAAAGAATGGGTGAACTTGATGAGAAAGGCTTCAAAAATGCATGCAAGCAAAGATACCCACTGGAAGAAGCAGATATCAAGGCTGTCGAACTTTGCTCCTTGTGGCAAGAAAAGCTAAAAAATCCTGAATGGCACCCTTTCCGAGTTGTTGAAGATAGCAAGGGGAATGCTCAG CATGTGCTGAAAGAAGACGACGAATTGCTAGTAGAACTTAAAAAAGAATGGGGCGAAGAAATCTATAATGCAGTTGCTACAGCCTTGAAGGAAATCCAAGAATACAACCCGAGTGGGTGCTATGTGGTTCCGGAGCTGTGGAACTTCAAAGAAAACAGGAAGGCGACCCTAAAGGAAGTCATTGCGTACATTCTGAATCAACTGAAGTCGCTCAAGCGGAAGAGATGA
- the LOC121807783 gene encoding aquaporin NIP6-1-like: MEGEHTASAPSTPVTPGVPLFGGFRNGNGRRSSLLSNSCKCFNVESLSLEEGPLPPLSCSLPSPPITLARKVGAEFIGTLIIIFAGAAAAIVNQRTKGAETLLGMAASSGLAVMIVILSTGHISGAHLNPSITVAFAALRHFPWKHVPVYIGAQVSASICASFMLKSIFEPIMGGGVTVPSPGVEYAQAFALEFIITFNLMFVVTAVATDTRAVGELAGIAVGATVMLNILIAGESTGGSMNPVRTLGPAIAANNYRAIWVYLTAPILGALAGAGVYSAVKLPDEGDKAHDKPLGEHSFRR; encoded by the exons ATGGAAGGAGAACACACGGCCTCCGCGCCTTCCACACCTGTGACGCCTGGCGTCCCTCTCTTCGGAGGGTTCAGAAATGGGAATGGGAGACGATCTTCTCTACTTAGCAATAGCTGCAAATGCTTCAATGTTGAATCTTTGTCCTTGGAGGAGGGGCCCTTGCCCCCTCTCTCTTGCTCATTGCCTTCACCTCCCATCACTCTTGCTAGaaag GTGGGAGCGGAGTTTATAGGCACACTGATAATAATATTTGCCGGAGCGGCGGCAGCAATAGTGAACCAAAGGACTAAAGGGGCGGAGACGCTCCTTGGGATGGCGGCATCGTCGGGGCTGGCAGTCATGATAGTCATACTCTCCACGGGACACATCTCCGGCGCCCATCTGAATCCCTCCATCACCGTTGCCTTCGCCGCTCTCCGCCACTTCCCATGGAAACAT GTGCCGGTATACATAGGTGCACAAGTGAGTGCATCAATATGTGCTTCATTTATGCTCAAGTCAATTTTTGAGCCAATAATGGGAGGTGGTGTTACTGTACCTAGTCCTGGAGTCGAATATGCTCAGGCATTTGCATTGGAGTTCATCATCACCTTCAATCTTATGTTTGTTGTCACTGCAGTCGCCACTGATACAAGAGCT GTGGGCGAGCTTGCGGGGATTGCAGTTGGAGCGACTGTCATGCTCAATATACTCATAGCCGG TGAAAGTACTGGAGGCTCAATGAACCCGGTGAGAACTTTAGGGCCAGCGATTGCTGCAAACAACTATAGAGCCATATGGGTGTACCTTACTGCACCAATTTTAGGCGCTCTTGCCGGCGCTGGTGTTTACTCTGCTGTTAAGCTTCCCGATGAAGGCGATAAAGCACATGACAAGCCTTTGGGAGAACATAGTTTCAGGAGATGA